The genomic DNA TGATCGAGTTTTTGCTGTGCATGAGACGCGTGATTCGAAAATACCCATTCAAAGCTACCACAAGGGGTTGAAGACCGCTGTTGTCTGTCATTTCCAGTAGGATTAGAGACGGAAACATTGGTCTTGCCATAGTAGATGTCTAAACGCGGCAACGAGGGACCTCAGGGGGATAAGGATTCTCTCAACGAATTCCTAATGGCGAGCACACCAGAGGAGAAGCCTCAGCGGGCGAGCGCTGCGCAGTTGGCCAACAGAAAGTGAGTTTATGCGGACTTTGCGAGTAGCCCCTTTCCCTCATTCGCTAGGGACAGCTCTAGCTGGATTGTGTTTTCTGTTGGTTTTTCGAGGATGACGCTAACATTCAAACAGAATTAAAGATGTTCGGAGGCGACGGCCAGGCACTGCTGCAGCATCTCCcgcaccaccacaacaaccTTTCAGCAGCCCTTTCGGCTCCCTCAATCAGAATGCGCTCAATCAGAACGCCAACCCGCCCGCTCCCACAAACGGGTTCTCATTTGGCCAGTCTCAGAGTTTCCCAGGCCCTGCTCCCAGTTCGAGTCAGCCTGGCACAAACGGAGCATCATCGCCGTTCTCTTTTGGTGGTGGAAGCGGCGGTCCATCCTTCAATTTCGCCGCGGGACCTAGCACAACAGCCAGCAATCCATTTGCTACCGTGAGTACGGCCGCCCCGAGCCAACCAACCGATGGCGGTGGCTTCGGAGGATTCAAGGGAAACATCTTCAATCTTGCACCAACAAGTCCGGCGCCTTCTGGTGGTCTCTTTGGTGCGACATCTGGACCTTCCGCCGGCGTCACGCCTGCTACTAGCGGCACTGGTCTATTTGGACAAACAAGTGTTTCGAGTCCCGCGCCGACCCCTGCGGCTTCAACGAACATCTTTGGCCAGCCCACTTCGGACAAGCCAACTATCTTCAGCCAATCTACGGGCTCTGATGATTCGATGCAAACTTCTCCAGACGCCAAGAGCAGCACTGCGTCGAAGCCGTCCATCTTTGGCAATGGAACAACGCCCGCGCCACCTCCTACCTTTGGCGGTTTTGGCGGGAACAACCTATTCAGCAAACCCGAGAGCTCTGCACCCAGTCCGTCACCTACCAAGCCTCTCTTTGGTGCAAAACCAGACGAAAAATCTACTCCAGCAACACCATGCACCTTTGAAGCCAAGCCCGCAGAGCAGTCTGGCGCGGCGTCGCCCTCCATTTTTGGCGCCACCACTCAAACCAGCTCTGCAATGACCACCTCTACGGCTGCACCTTCATTATTTGGAGCCTCTACAACTTCCCAGAACCCCTTCCAGTCCGGCAATCTCTTCTCAGGTGTCCCTGCGGCAACCGAAAAGCcacaagaagagaaaaagccAAGCGACTCTGCGCCATTCCAGTTCACCCCGTCTGCCTCCACTGGGGCTTCGTTGTTTTCCAAGAGCGAGACTACACCAGCAGCTGGTGGATTGTTCGGTCAGAAGCCCAGTTTTGGTGCATCGCAGCCTCCATCGACAGGCAACCTCTTTGCGCCTAAGCCACCGGCTTCTACAGAAGAGAAGGCACCCGCAGTCAACCCGTTCGGCGGGATTTTCGCGCCCAAGCCAGCTCAACCGGCCACTGAAAGCAAACCGGAAGAGGGAAAGCAGCAGCCTGCAGCCCAATCATCCTTTAGTGGTGGTCTCTTTGCCCCCAAGCCAAGCGAGCCCGCAAAACCTATTACCACACCTTCTTTCTCGGCTTCTACGCCTGCTGCCAGTACGGCCAAGCCTCCAAGCGCTTTTCAACCGTCTACTTCCTTGTTCCAGCTACCTCCCACTGCGGCTCCCGCGCCGGCCCCTCAGCGTCTTGAGACGATGCAGCCTAAGGGGCTTTCGGTTGACCTCAACAAGCATTTGAAAGATGACGTTGAGCTATTGAACCGGGTTCGCATTCTAAATGAGTCTTTCAAGCGCGAGATAACGAGGCTTGATCCGTCTAAAGATGATTTTGATCTCGTTATTCTGTACTATATGCGCGTTCGCGATACAATCGGGGCCCCTACTGGCGGGGAACATGCCCCTAAGCGCAAGACTCGGGATGAAGACGGTGACCAGGGTGTTCCAGCTCAGAAGAAGGTGAAGCCTTTTGGCGAAGCCCCATCTCCGCCACCACCGCAGATGAACATCGGACCTAGCTCCATCACCAGCACTCCCTCCAAGCTGTTTGGTGCGAGTGAAATCGCTAGTCCCAGCAAGAGGAAAGCggacgaagaagatggcGAGCCTTCCTCGGCCAAACGCTCGCAGGGCGATTCCGCTACCGCGAGCATCTTCGCCCAGACCTTTTCTAACTCCAAGTCGGCCGAGtctgaaaaggaagagactTCTAGGGTTCCCGtctcttctcccttcaagccGTCCACTCCTGAGTCTAAGAAGGTGGCGCCAGTCTCGACCACACCGACCGCATCTCCTGCAAAGACCCTTTTCCCCACCTCAGCTGTGTCGAAGGAGCCTTCCGCTCCTACCTCGCTATTCGGCCAGCCTTCATCCGCATCGAAGCCCGCCTCCGAAGCACCAAAGACCGATGCTGCTCCTGCCAATCCTTTCACACTGAAACCTACGGAAATCAAGAGTGCGGAACCGACGGCTGCCCCGTCGTTCTCGATACCAAAGTTCGGTAGTGGCGGTGGCACGAATTTCTTTGCGCAGTTCAAGACCCAAGCGGACAAGCAAgccgagaaggagaaagcCAAGCGGAAGGAAGAGGATTTTGactctgaagaagaagatgaggctGAGTGGGAACGCAAGGATGCTGAGCAACAACGCAAGAAGCGGGAGGAGCTCGAAGCCCAATCGCAGAGGCGGGCTAAGTTCATTCCTGGACAGGGATTTTCCTTCGAGGAGGATGATAGTACCAACACTCAGGATAGCACCAACACCCAGGACTCCAAGAAATCAGATGAGACGAACGGTGTGTCCTTCGCGAGCTCTGCGACATCGGTCTTTGACACAAAGAGTGAGACCGAAGAGAAACCCAGCAACATTTTTAGCCACTTGTCTGCTACTCCTAcggaggttgaggagaaCGATGGCAATGATACTGAAGAGGCCTCAGACAATGAGGATGAGGGTCCGGGGCCCAAGGCCGCCACTGCCAGCAGAGATGACGGGTCCAATGATAGCGAAGATGGTGACTTTGGCAAGGCTCTGAAGAAGTCTAAGACCTCTGACAAGCCCGCTGCGGCCACGGAAACCACCAGTGAGTCTACTCCAGCGAAACCCGCTGGCGGTAGCCTGTTTGGCAGTGATCAGGAGAAAGAAGGCGAGTCGAAGTCGGGTGAGGCTACTCCGAAGAACCCGTTTGCTTCGTTATTCAGCACCCCGAAGCCTGCGGCTCTCTCAAGTGGAACCCCAAGCCTTTTTGCACCAACTACTTCTACTAGCGGCTCCACGAGTATTTTCGGTGCATCCACAAACGCCACTGGCGGAAGCCTGTTTGGCGCCTCGTCGACTGGTACCGGATCTCTCTTTGGCGCAGGCCAAAACGGTGTCAAGAATGACCAGACATGGAAGAAGGACTCTCCTATCAAGTTTGCATCGGACTCAAAGCCTGACTCAACTTCTTCGTCCGAAGCCCCGAAGCCATTCTCTACCCTGTTTGGGGCACCACCTGCGCCGAAGCCATCGGCGTCTGGCGATTCCAAACCGACGCTTGGATTTACATTCGGCGCTCCCTCAACTCAGACTTCTTCTATCTTCTCCTCCGCAGCTGCTTCCGCCGCAACCAGCACTGCTTCGACGCCAGGGACGTCTGATGCCGGAGCTGGCGAATCTGGTGACGGCGAGGCAGCTGAGGCTCTGCCCCAGGTTGACCTTGCTCGCGGCGGCGCAGGCGAAGAGAATGAGGACGTACTCATAGAGACGCGCGCTCGTGGATTGAAGATGGCCAAGGAGGGATGGGACAGCCAGGGTGTTGGTTTCGTCAAGATTCTGAAGAACCGTGAAACTTCTCGCTCCCGCGTGGTCCTTCGTGCTGATCCTAGCGGCAAGGTGCTGTTGAACGCTTCGCTGATGAAGGATATCAAGTACACTGTCAATGGAACCGGTGTGTTTTTCGCCGTTCCCCAGCCTGACGGAAGTCTCGAGCAATGGGCTATTCGGACGAAGAAAGAGGACATTGGACGCCTTGGATCTACCATGGAGGAGGCCAAGGCTTGAGCCTTTTGCGTTTGTTTTCGAATACCGAATACCTTGTGGTGATGCATTATGAATGCTCTTCATTATGACGAGGACAGACCGCGTTCCGTTTCTCTTCGCTTTTCATTTTGTCGGTGTCGCACACCTATCGCCTCTTCTTTTCACGTGTAACCCTGACCATTGAGATTCTTTTCTGGACCATGTCTTCCTACGCTTCTTTGGCTAATACGGCCTTTGAAAGGTCATCTTGTCTCGTTTCTTTATCCCCTTTCCCAACTCCCCTTTTTGGACCGGCCGACTTCAACGTTCTCCTCTCGAGACATACCCTACCTCCTCCTGTCCTTGTATGTATTTACTTAGTTATGTTGCACATTGGCGCTTGCAGCATATATGCTTTTTTGAGCATCGTCGTTTTCGTTTTAATTGTTGTGTAGCTGTCTTTGTCGTTGAGTTCAGAAAGGCGCAATTAGTTTAGCATAGCGATGTGGCATTTTTATTTCTTGAGAATACATTCAGATTACTTGCTTCCGATGATACTTTCATTAACCGTAGGTGGTTACTTCAGAAACAGTCCGAGGAACAGAGGCTAGTGATAATCTTCGTCTCGCCGAGGGCTGCATCGGCTTTCACCGAGTCTCTCGCCGTTTTCTTCAGTTCTTTCAAAATTTCGGGTTTCGGGGGTGTGCCCGTGCCAGATATCCGTGGTCCGTGAGCGATTGCTCGAAATGTTTGTGGAAGACTACAATACTCCCCGAAAAACCCTCGAGACCAGAGGACCGAAACATTGTACTTCGACAAGCAAACCCCAATTTGCCTAGGTCATAGGTGGAGCTATGAACCCTTCACGTGCATTCCAAACGCCCGTGCAGGTTCAAGCGTAACCGAGTCCGTCTTGTTGTTATTAAACAACCTACTCGGTGTCGCGTTCGTCATCGGGGGTAAAAGGGGCCAGTGTACAGTGGGTAACGTCCATGTTGTCGATTGGTTGGTTCTCCAGGTTGATTTCCTGCTTCCGGGCCGGATCTAACAAACAATGCAGTCAGTATTCAGTCTTCATAATGTGATACGGGGAGACTCACCGTAATGCACAGTATTATTGGAGTCTCTGGCGTTTCGAGGCCAGAATGGGCAAACGCACGGGTATCTATACAGTCAGCAAGCATCCTCTAGCAGGGAGttgagggggagggagaacGTACCTCGTGACTGCTGTGGGTCTGTTTTGGTAGTACATGATAATCTCTAGGCTTTTTACTTGAAAAATGCAGGTTCTGGGTAGTGGTGGCTCTGTTGCTTGGTTTGTACCTTCAAAAGGCGAGTTGCTAGATGTTTATGCCATGGGATCGCATCAAGGAAACTGGCGTATGTCTTTCTAGTCAATATGGTTCCAGTTACAGCATTCATTGAATGATGAGGGTTAACACCATTTTTTGCTTCGAGAGACGAAGTCTTTCGTTTGAAGCATCTCAACCCACTTGAACAGGGAGACTCATGGTTGCCATACGCTTTGTACTACTGTATGTGCATCCCAGGGCTTGTTGGCATATTGGCCTACCAACCACCGCGAAAGAGATCATCATCCGGAATTGCCCTGATGTatgcattttttttttttttttggctttaTCAGAGTTCAACCGGTCAAACAGCACAACCGTTACTGCCAAAGCTAAGCTTCCAGCATCAAGCCATGCGGTGGATCATCACGACGCAGCTATTTGTGGGCGTTGGATGGTTCACGGCAAATTTTCACGGCAAATTTTCACGGCAAATTTTCACGGCAAATTTTCACGGCAAATAGAGATGCCTTCGTGAAGAATGTGGCAACCAGTCTGACCTCTGTTTCGTGAATATGATGGTCAGCAACGCCTCTTGATCTTCCCATTTATCGGTGACCTGggacttcttttcttcccctgTTAAAATAGTATCTATTGAATACCCATTGTATCCTTTCTTATCCGATTGTGTGTCCAAACGGCGCCTCGCCTTATGTCCCGCTGCTGAGAACGACAAGCTGACAGGTAGCTGTCGTTACTTTTCCCAGGAGATGGGCAAATCAGCTTCAAGTAGGAACAGATAATTCCAAAGATGGGAGTTCGGTGAAGAATCTGTTTGTAACTGGGTCAAGTGGTGACTCCTTCCCTTTGCTTAACTCGCTCGAATCGGAGTAAACGTAGCCTTCAGAGAAATCTCAAAAGCGGTTCAAATGTACCTTCTTCGGTTCGTAGCTGGCATTGTTACACCACCGTTTTGTTCTTCCAACGATGCAGAAGGCACtgttcaattttttttttttttgcaggCCTCTGCGTGGTTATACCTACACAGGGCTTTAACAATTGACAACTTTTCTTCGTAACAAGAATAAGACACGATATATTCGAAGTCGGTAGGCGTTAGTAGACTGGACATGTCAATCTTTCCATACAGCCAGAGATTGCTCCCAAATGTGCCGTATGCAGGATGTGAACTGGATGGTTCCAATAGAGGAACCCTTTTTTTAGTGGGAGAAGCCGAACATTATCGTCAATTAAAGTGTGATAGACCCATGCTTTACTGAATGTCCCGGGGAATCATGAGGGGGTTTCCAGTGGGAAGAGTCTTTGCTGTCCAGAATGTAGCTCAATTCGCCCAAGGCAATGATCTTTGAATCTCATCATTTCGCTGAGTCTTGTTAGCTTGCCTTCCGGCGAAGTGCTGGTATCCACTCTATGAATGGTATTGTCCATAATTCATTGATATTTGGAACACTTTCTGCAGGACTGTCACAGTTCGTTTGGTCAAGCACGACCTCGACACATCAGACTGGCCCTTATAGTCTAAACTTGATGGGCCGTTTGAATCGTGATGTCTGCGTGATGTGAGACGTAATAGGAATTTGAGAGAGATCGCAAGTGTCTTACAGCTGATTTTGCGTTTCTAGACGTGTAAGCGAAGTCTCAAAAGTGATTGAGACTAAATCTTCCCGGTTGAGACCAGTCTACCATTATTATTGGTGCTCAGATGGTCTGCACGGTTGAACTACATGGTGTCAATGTTCCTTTAGCTAAATCTGGATAACAAGATCTGAGAGCTTCGTTTTGGGACGGTCTTTCACAGCAGTATTCCAGAAGCACTCTGTTCCAAATCTCTCGGATACGATAAAATAACCCCGTTTCCCCCACGGAGGCTGAGAGCTAGGTAAATGGGTAGTAGAGAAATTGTTCCGGTAAAAGAGATATCCGTACTCGAATGCAAGCTGAAGTGGTAGGATCCTTTTCTAGTGAATGTCCTGGATAATCAGGGGAAGTGACTAATGAAGAGGGCTCTTCGCGTCTACGCGATGATTGCCATATCTCGTCGGTCGACTGGCTCTAAATAATGGTGTCGTCTCCTTGACGACGGAGGAAGTGATAAAGAAACCAAACAATGTGTTATCCTCAGGCAATCAGGCCCATTGCAAAATGGGGAAATAGCGAAAGGTTTGCAGCTCATCGTGGCAGAAGGCAATTCCTCTATGCGGACCTACAACAATCTACGGTAGAGCTCGGAGCAAAAGAAAGCAATATGGGTATCAAGATTCTTTCGACCAAATGCCCTGGGAAGATGTCCACTCGGACAAGATCTGTGCATTTCAAATTTTCTTGTCAATGGTATCTAGTACATCCATCCGAATGAGAAACCTGCCAGACCCGGACCGGCCACAACAAACCCCATTATTCAAGTCCAGCAAGGAACAAGAACAGGAAGAAAAACTTTTTTCATGTCCATTCATTGTCAATTAATTTACTCGTCGTCGACAACGGTGGTCTGGAGACCCTTGGGCTCCTTGACGTTGACGGCCTGGACGTAGGAGTAGAGCTTCTCCTTGGCGCCCTCCTCGTCGTTACGCTTACGGGAGATGCGGACACGGAGACGGAAGGGAACACCCTTGATACCGCACTCCCAGACCTTCTTGTTGAGCTGGGGGTCGAGACGGACGTCCTTGGTGCCCTGGACAGAGTAAGGCGATTAGCTGCCGCGCTCTCATCGAGGGGTtgagggaaagagaaacttacCATGGAGTGCTCAGCGAAGTTACGGATCTCCTTGATAGCGCGGGGAGCGCGCTTCTTGAAGGTAACACCGTGGCACTATAAGTCgcaaaaaaagagaaatCAGTCTTCCGCCCGAATGCCATGAATGTGTATTCTGCGATCGGCCATAGAGGTGGACTTCATAAAACtaattcttctttttttgttgCGCAGCGCATCGCAGCCAGTTTCCTGAGCCCGCTTTGCTTTGCTTTGTTTTCCTTCTCTGGTATTATATGCCTTCCTCGAATTGGTATTCCCCTTCGGTTGTCCCAAAATCGAGCCAGCTTCTCCCAGTTCTGTGTTCTCCGTCCGTACCTCTCCGGTATCGAAAAATATTCGCAGGGTGTTTGGTCGATTTCGCTAAACGATCGACAAAATGCAGATAGGACTTCTTCAACGTACTCTCTTGTGCAGGTTGATGGTGTACTCGCGGGTGACAACGTCGGCGATAGCCGAGCGCTGCTTCTTCTGGGTCTGGACGTTGGACATTTCTGGTGAAATAAATAGTCAGCCTCAAAAGATACGAGCAATGTCGTAGAAACAGTTGGATACTAACTGAATGGGGTTGACGAGGTTGTCGGCTGTCGTTGGCGAAGTGGTCGACTGTCGAGGATGGAAATTTCCGGATGATTTTTGATGTCGAAATTCAGTGTGGCTCGCTTATCCGCCCGCCTCCGCTGATTGGTGGGATTCACGTGATTTGGGTTATATCACGTGgttcaccgccctcgcttagCTAGAGCTCTAGACCAGTCTCAGTTAACGACTCCTTAGGTCCTGGTTTGGCATGACGAGCCGGATAATACGCCTGTCTATCCCTCATACAGATCGGGATGACGGGACCACAACGAGAGTGAAAACGGCAGTGCTGACCATCGAAAACCCGCGTTGAGTCTTAAATTTCCAAATCCGCAATCCCCATCGCAGACGAGCGCTTCGTGTTAACTATCTCGCTTTGATTAATATCCACTCCCCGGAGCCGCCGCTGGAACCATGCGCTTCTCCGGATTGTCAGTTCCAATTTGCGCGGATATTCATGACGAGCGAACGGCTACCACTTCTATAGAAGTGAAAGAAATGGGATGTGATGTGTTCCTTCAATAGGACGGACTGGATAATACATGTATTGGGAAATATCGATCGAAAAGACCGAAGACGTCCCTTTCGCAGGTTAGCCCAGAAACCTATTTCCAGGCTAACCTGCAAAAGTAATGTTTTCGTCTTCTCGATCCATATCGCGCAATATGTAGTATTTAACCGTCCTGCGAAGTGTTAAAGCGAGTCTTTTACCCTTAGGATGCTAAGAGA from Aspergillus chevalieri M1 DNA, chromosome 1, nearly complete sequence includes the following:
- a CDS encoding RanBP1 domain protein (COG:U;~EggNog:ENOG410PSJ1;~InterPro:IPR000156,IPR011993;~PFAM:PF00638;~go_process: GO:0046907 - intracellular transport [Evidence IEA]) — protein: MSKRGNEGPQGDKDSLNEFLMASTPEEKPQRASAAQLANRKIKDVRRRRPGTAAASPAPPQQPFSSPFGSLNQNALNQNANPPAPTNGFSFGQSQSFPGPAPSSSQPGTNGASSPFSFGGGSGGPSFNFAAGPSTTASNPFATVSTAAPSQPTDGGGFGGFKGNIFNLAPTSPAPSGGLFGATSGPSAGVTPATSGTGLFGQTSVSSPAPTPAASTNIFGQPTSDKPTIFSQSTGSDDSMQTSPDAKSSTASKPSIFGNGTTPAPPPTFGGFGGNNLFSKPESSAPSPSPTKPLFGAKPDEKSTPATPCTFEAKPAEQSGAASPSIFGATTQTSSAMTTSTAAPSLFGASTTSQNPFQSGNLFSGVPAATEKPQEEKKPSDSAPFQFTPSASTGASLFSKSETTPAAGGLFGQKPSFGASQPPSTGNLFAPKPPASTEEKAPAVNPFGGIFAPKPAQPATESKPEEGKQQPAAQSSFSGGLFAPKPSEPAKPITTPSFSASTPAASTAKPPSAFQPSTSLFQLPPTAAPAPAPQRLETMQPKGLSVDLNKHLKDDVELLNRVRILNESFKREITRLDPSKDDFDLVILYYMRVRDTIGAPTGGEHAPKRKTRDEDGDQGVPAQKKVKPFGEAPSPPPPQMNIGPSSITSTPSKLFGASEIASPSKRKADEEDGEPSSAKRSQGDSATASIFAQTFSNSKSAESEKEETSRVPVSSPFKPSTPESKKVAPVSTTPTASPAKTLFPTSAVSKEPSAPTSLFGQPSSASKPASEAPKTDAAPANPFTLKPTEIKSAEPTAAPSFSIPKFGSGGGTNFFAQFKTQADKQAEKEKAKRKEEDFDSEEEDEAEWERKDAEQQRKKREELEAQSQRRAKFIPGQGFSFEEDDSTNTQDSTNTQDSKKSDETNGVSFASSATSVFDTKSETEEKPSNIFSHLSATPTEVEENDGNDTEEASDNEDEGPGPKAATASRDDGSNDSEDGDFGKALKKSKTSDKPAAATETTSESTPAKPAGGSLFGSDQEKEGESKSGEATPKNPFASLFSTPKPAALSSGTPSLFAPTTSTSGSTSIFGASTNATGGSLFGASSTGTGSLFGAGQNGVKNDQTWKKDSPIKFASDSKPDSTSSSEAPKPFSTLFGAPPAPKPSASGDSKPTLGFTFGAPSTQTSSIFSSAAASAATSTASTPGTSDAGAGESGDGEAAEALPQVDLARGGAGEENEDVLIETRARGLKMAKEGWDSQGVGFVKILKNRETSRSRVVLRADPSGKVLLNASLMKDIKYTVNGTGVFFAVPQPDGSLEQWAIRTKKEDIGRLGSTMEEAKA
- the RPL31 gene encoding 60S ribosomal protein eL31 (BUSCO:EOG09265EOF;~COG:J;~EggNog:ENOG410PP8V;~InterPro:IPR023621,IPR000054;~PFAM:PF01198;~go_component: GO:0005840 - ribosome [Evidence IEA];~go_function: GO:0003735 - structural constituent of ribosome [Evidence IEA];~go_process: GO:0006412 - translation [Evidence IEA]) — encoded protein: MSNVQTQKKQRSAIADVVTREYTINLHKRCHGVTFKKRAPRAIKEIRNFAEHSMGTKDVRLDPQLNKKVWECGIKGVPFRLRVRISRKRNDEEGAKEKLYSYVQAVNVKEPKGLQTTVVDDE